The sequence aagcattaaCAGCTTAAAAAAACAGACTTGCCTGTATATTAATGTCAGTTCCTAGTACATATCAGAAATATAATGTTATTGCTTCTTGCTTTTGATATTTACTTAAtaaatgattctttttatttcagtttatgaTGTCACAAGAAGAGACACCTTTGTTAAACTGGATAATTGGTTAAATGAGTTGGAAACATACTGCACGAGAAATGACATAGTAAACATGCTAGttggaaataaaattgataagGTGAGAAGTCAGACACTTGGCAGTTTGGTTGTATATTTTGATAGCTTTTCTTAATCTTTGCATTTATCTTTTAGGAAAATCGTGAAGTTGATAGAAATGAAGGCCTGAAATTTGCACGAAAGCATTCCATGTTATTTATAGGTAAGTGTGtgaatatttatcttttcattattaATGAAGAGTTTTTAAATGGAGTTTCTattacattcttttctttatgaaccataaaaaatatgtatttggttcATAGCTGCGCTGTAAAACTAGCCAACTGTAGAAGTAGGTTCCTTATTTTTCCCACTGTAAAAAAGAACAGGGTCAGTGTGAGGTCGTATGGAGCCAGCACACGAGCCTGCCCCCGCGCCCGGTGCTGTAGGCGTGCGGACCTGCTGGGCCGTGTCCTGGCGGCGCCCCCATTGTCAGGAATGCTCCATTTGAGGCCCTAACCCATAGGTTCTGAGCTAAAATCTGCATTCTAACAAGATGTGATTTGTATCATGCTaatatttgagaagcactgtAGAGCAAGGGTTGGCAAGCTACAACCTGGACCAGATCTGGCCCCACCATTTGTAAGGAAGCACACCGTGCCCGTGCCCCGCCTTCTGCATTATTGTCTGTGGCTGCCCTTGTGCTTCGTGCCAGAGTTCAGTCATTACATGGAAACAATATGGCATCACCAcccaaaatatttactctctagcCACTTACAGGAAAAGTTGATTGACCCCTTGTCCGGCAAAGTGCACTGGCAGTATCActtggggagcttttaaaacttACAACTCTCTGGGCTTTACTTAACGACAAGTCTGAAACAGAGCCTTGAAAGCAGTTTATAAGAAACACCCTAGCTGGTTGTGATGTCAAGCCAGCTTTAGGAATCAGTTTTCACTGTTCCCTACTGTATGAACCTAGTAGGAATCAGGAAATGGAAATGGGAGAACATCGTATATGGATAGAAGTGGGGTGGTACAAATGGAAAGTATAGGAAATTTTAGAATGGGCTTGAGTAGCACTGCTGCTGCTTACTTGCTAGGTGTCTTCCATTTCCATATATTAGTttgttcaattaatatttattgaacacagaatagaacaatgaacaaaatggtccaactctttgccctcagggagcttacaATTCCAGTATGGGAAGCAGACTCGAATTCATAACTAGTGCACCGCATGAAATGTTGTAAGGGGTGAGAGAATGATGAGGGTGGGAGGAAATAAGGAAAAGTTCTTTGAGAGCGCACCATTTGAGCAAGAATTCATGGTATGAAGATCTAGATAGAGAGCATCTTATTCCTGAGGCAGGAACTGGTGTACTATGTCCAAGAAACAGGAGAAAGCTTGTGGACTGGAACAGAGTGTGTTGGAGGAAAGGTTGGTGATGATGGAAGTTAGTGTTGGACTTCCTGGGATATGGTAAAGAAATGAATTGTATTTTAAGTGTGGTAGAAAGCATGGGAGTAGTGCTGTGGTTTGATATTCTTTTAAGATTCATTTGGCcataagaagcagaagaaaaaggcCAAGTACTTACAGTGACCTCGATGGGGAATGCTGGGGGCGCTGACTGCAGTGGGCAGTAGTAGGGGTGGAAAGTTGGCAGATCCAGGAGACACTTCAAAGGTAAAGCTGTCAGGTGGATAGGTTGGGTGTACAGGGTAAGGAAAGAGCAATCAAGGATGGGTTCAAGTCTTATCGTGAGCAGCTAGGTGAATGGTGGTGCTGTAAGTAAGATGTGGAAGGTCAAGACAAGAACAGGTTTATGCAGAGGAGCAGGGACCCAAGGTTTCCACTTAGACATAAGAATGAACTGTCTTTGAGACAGTGAGTGAACATCATGGTCATTGACATTTAGGTGGCATTGACAGTCATGAGACTGGAACAGTCACTGTAAGAAAAGCTGGATAGAAAAGGACTGAAGATTGAACCCTGTGGTACTCCGACAGTTAGAAGTCAGCCGAAAGAGGAGGTGCCAGGGAGTAAGGTTGTGAACGGTGTGCCAGTGAGAGAGGAGCACCAGGAGTGTTCAGCTGTCTTGGAAGTCAAGTAGACAAAGTATTTAAAGGAGGAAAGTGACCAGCTGTATCAAATGCTGCAAGATGTCAAATAAGAAAAGGATATTGGATTTGACAAGCTAGCGGGTGTTGGTCACCTCTAAAAGAACAGTTTCCATGGAGTGGTGGAAGATTAGTTTGAAGAAAAATTGGAGATAAAGTGGTAACAACTTAGATAGATATCTCTTTATCACCATTTTGTTTTGGAAGAGAGTGGGGAAAGTAGGTGGCTACTGGAGGATAAGTCAGCTGGAGGGCAGGTTGGTTAGTCGGGGGGTAAGTGATTAATAAGATAGACAGTAATTTTGGTGGGCTTTCAAGCTGGTTGGTGTATAATCCAGTAGAGCGGGCACACGGTCCTTCAGTGAATGAGGAGGGTTGGGATCCTGGGAAATAGACAGAAGGATGGCCCCAGCTGGCAGCCAGGAGGGTTCCCCCATTGTAACAGGAGTGAAGGCAAAGCCTAAAGACAATGCAGGTGGGTTAGTCAGTCAATTAGTGGGGTGATCAGTAGTTCTTGCCAGATTGTTTCTGCTTTTCCCAGGGTAGAGCTGGATCATCAGCTGAGGTAGAGGAGCTTTAAGATGAAGACATAAAATAGTCATCAGACTGGGAAAAAGTCAGTGGGGAAACACAAGATGAGAGAGCAGTCCTGCGTATCCACATGGGTCCCCTGAGCATAAATTGAAAATGGAACTAGTGTTCACAGTTTGTACATCACTTATCCAACTATCTATGGCTGTTCATTGCAGGCACAGAACAACCTGATTTATTGTTTAACTTGGAGTTTAAATTTCCTTATTCTAACATGGGAATGATATCTGCTTCAGAGGCTAATTTAAGAACTAaccaaaaaattaagaactttggCACACGTACCGATATTTGAGTAGGGCgttaaaatgtacaattctaCCACGACGTGTTGAGCTTACATACCACTAGTCTTATGGATAgaatttaaatagctcaactttGAGAGTTGCAGGAGATTCACTTATATTAAACCTGTGGGGAGAaatcatatatataaaaatatattgtccGCTGATATTTCTGCTATAATagttttccagaaaaacatagaAATATGACCAGAAGAGAATATACTTCTTGACGTTTTTCCTTGAATTTCAGAGGCAAGTGCAAAAACCTGTGATGGTGTACAGTGTGCTTTTGAGGAACTTGTTGAAAAGATCATTCAGACCCCTGGACTGTGGGAAAGTGAGAACCAGAATAAAGGAGTCAAGCTGACACACAGGGAAGAAGGCCAAGGAGGCGGAGCGTGTGGTGGTTACTGTTCTGTGTTATAAACTCTGGGAAACGCCATCTCTTGCGTATTTGATCAGATAATGTCATCTTTCTGTATATAAACTCTCTTAACTGCTATTTTAGGGACCTTGCAGTTTGCACATATTTGTTTTGTATCATGgcagtaaatatttgtgagaaAGCCCACTCATTGACTTTTCCAGGTAAAACGTAAGCATGCACAGTTTGCAGTCTGCAGTTTTTTATGTAACATAAAATAGGTGTACCTTTATAAGTACATTTGATTTTATGATTTACATTcatcatgtgattttttaaaaatccacctcTCTAGTATATGTTGATACAAGGTCTAGTTTTGGTCTCTTTTTCGCTTAAATACTTATCAATTACTGAATTAATTGGTATCGTAGAACTCCCAGGACCACTGGGAGATAAACACATGTCATCAAACCTGGCAGATTTCCCTTCAGGAATAACAAAGAGCATGATTCCACAGCTTTCCTAGGATGTTCGCTGATGGATTCTCTTTAGTACTAAGCAAAATCCTCTTTGCAGGATGTGGTCGAGGCCAATTTATAATTAAATCCCCGTTTGTTCTGACGATACTTCTGAAGTAGCATTAATATGTTAAAGAAGTTTGGTCTTCCTTGACTTGAGGAGTAGCTCATTGCTTAGCTGGAGTTTTAATTCTGTGATGTGTACATGGCTTCATGAG comes from Bubalus bubalis isolate 160015118507 breed Murrah chromosome 14, NDDB_SH_1, whole genome shotgun sequence and encodes:
- the RAB18 gene encoding ras-related protein Rab-18, which gives rise to MDEDVLTTLKILIIGESGVGKSSLLLRFTDDTFDPELAATIGVDFKVKTISVDGNKAKLAIWDTAGQERFRTLTPSYYRGAQGVILVYDVTRRDTFVKLDNWLNELETYCTRNDIVNMLVGNKIDKENREVDRNEGLKFARKHSMLFIEASAKTCDGVQCAFEELVEKIIQTPGLWESENQNKGVKLTHREEGQGGGACGGYCSVL